CTGGCTTCACCGCTTATAGCACCTACAGGACATCCTGCAACACACCTGGGTTTAGCACAGCCACGGCACTTGTCAGGGTCTATATAGTACGAGATTAACGACTTGCATACCCCTGCAGGACATTTTTTGTCCCTGATGTGCGCCTCGTACTCTTCTCTAAAATACCTTATGGTAGAAAGAACAGGATTCGGAGCTGTCTGACCTAACCCGCACAAAGCCGACGCTTTAATAGATTTCGCTAATGTCTCTAATTTTTCCACATCTCCCTCTTCTCCACGACCACTGGTGATCTTATCCAGCAACTCCAACATCCTCTTTGTCCCTATCCTGCACGGAGGACACTTACCGCAGGACTCATCAACGGTAAACTCCAGGAAGAACTTAGCAATATCCACCATACACGTATCTTCATCCATGACTATAAGTCCACCTGAACCCATCATCGACCCTATGCTTATAAGGGAGTCATAGTCGATGGGCACATCTAGATGTTCAGCCGGGATACAGCCCCCTGAAGGCCCACCGGTCTGAGCTGCCTTAAACTTCTTGCCGTTGGGTATTCCACCACCTATATCGTATATTATTTCCCTTAAAGTAGTACCCATGGGCACTTCTAACAAGCCGGTATTGGTTATCTTGCCGCCCAACGCGAACACCTTTGTACCTTTGGATTTCTCGGTACCTATAGAAGCAAACCATTCAGCGCCATTTAATATTATGGGGCAGATGTTGGCATATGTCTCAACGTTATTTATTAGTGTAGGCTTACCCCACACACCGCTATTGGCAGGAAATGGAGGTCTTGGCCTGGGCTCACCTCTTCTTCCCATTATGGAATTTAACAGAGCCGTCTCCTCTCCGCATACAAAAGCGCCTGCGCCTAACCGTATTTCTATGTCAAAATCAAAGCCAGTGCCAAA
The genomic region above belongs to Caldanaerobius polysaccharolyticus DSM 13641 and contains:
- the nuoF gene encoding NADH-quinone oxidoreductase subunit NuoF, whose amino-acid sequence is MPKLYRSHVMICGGTGCTSSNSDKIAERFNEELKSNNLDREVQVVRTGCFGLCEMGPVVVVYPEGVFYSRVKVEDVPEIVEEHLLKGRIVKRLVYGESIDEGKIKPLEDTKFFKTQKRIALRNCGVIDPENIEEYIAFDGYKALAKVLKEMTPQQVIDTIKASGLRGRGGGGFPTGLKWQFTHDAPGDEKYVVCNADEGDPGAFMDRSVLEGDPHSVLEAMAIAGYAVGANQGYIYVRAEYPIAVKRLTVAIQQAREYGLLGKDIFGTGFDFDIEIRLGAGAFVCGEETALLNSIMGRRGEPRPRPPFPANSGVWGKPTLINNVETYANICPIILNGAEWFASIGTEKSKGTKVFALGGKITNTGLLEVPMGTTLREIIYDIGGGIPNGKKFKAAQTGGPSGGCIPAEHLDVPIDYDSLISIGSMMGSGGLIVMDEDTCMVDIAKFFLEFTVDESCGKCPPCRIGTKRMLELLDKITSGRGEEGDVEKLETLAKSIKASALCGLGQTAPNPVLSTIRYFREEYEAHIRDKKCPAGVCKSLISYYIDPDKCRGCAKPRCVAGCPVGAISGEARKPHVIDQDKCIKCGACLDNCPFKAVVKK